The following proteins are encoded in a genomic region of Ailuropoda melanoleuca isolate Jingjing chromosome 10, ASM200744v2, whole genome shotgun sequence:
- the KREMEN2 gene encoding kremen protein 2 isoform X2, with amino-acid sequence MKFSCLRRSWRNLDQLTREAGAGLSECFQVNGADYRGHQNRTGPRGAGRPCLFWDQTQQHSYSSASDPQGRWGLGPHNFCRNPDGDVQPWCYVAETEEGIYWRYCDIPTCHMPGYLGCFVDSGAPPALSGPSGTSTKLTVQVCVRFCRMKGYQLAGLEAGYACFCGSESDLDRGRPAPATDCDQICFGHPGQLCGGDGRLGIYEVSVGSCQGNWTAPQGVVYSPDFPDEYGPDRNCSWALSPPGAALELTFRLFELADPRDRLELRDAASGSLLRVFDGARPPPPGPLRLRAAGLLLTFRSDARGHAQGFALTYRGLQDAADDPAPKGSAQTPAAPPDWANVSCSPRPGAPEAAMRGEAGVRGGREFGEPPLPDPVLTAPCARSPGLLDGDRHLGAAAAAPVAAAPASPTELSAGSGKRPPGVGAFPGPREKLGCVVPPASRGGPALPSRGPSG; translated from the exons GCCTGTCCGAGTGCTTCCAGGTGAATGGCGCCGACTACCGCGGCCATCAGAACCGCACGGGGCCACGCGGAGCCGGCCGCCCGTGCCTCTTCTGGGACCAGACGCAGCAGCACAGCTACAGCAGCGCCAGCGACCCCCAGGGCCGCTGGGGGCTGGGCCCGCACAACTTCTGCCG GAACCCGGACGGCGACGTGCAGCCGTGGTGCTACGTAGCCGAGACAGAGGAGGGCATCTACTGGCGCTACTGCGACATCCCCACGTGCCACA TGCCCGGATACCTGGGCTGCTTCGTGGATTCGGGGGCACCCCCCGCCCTCAGCGGGCCCAGCGGCACCTCAACGAAGCTCACGGTCCAGGTGTGCGTTCGCTTCTGCCGCATGAAGGGCTACCAG CTGGCGGGCTTGGAGGCTGGCTACGCCTGCTTCTGTGGCTCTGAAAGCGACCTGGACCGGGGACGCCCGGCCCCAGCTACCGACTGTGACCAGATTTGCTTCGGCCACCCGGGCCAGCTGTGCGGCGGCGATGGGCGTCTGGGCATCTACGAAG TGTCCGTGGGCTCCTGCCAGGGCAACTGGACCGCTCCTCAGGGCGTCGTCTACTCCCCGGACTTCCCGGACGAGTACGGGCCGGACCGGAACTGCAGCTGGGCGCTGAGCCCGCCGGGCGCCGCGCTGGAGCTCACCTTCCGCCTCTTCGAGCTGGCGGACCCGCGCGACCGGCTGGAGCTGCGCGACGCCGCCTCGGGCAGCCTGCTCCGCGTCTTCGACGGCGCCCGCCCGCCACCGCCCGGGCCTCTGCGCTTGCGCGCCGCAGGGCTCCTGCTCACCTTCCGCAGCGACGCGCGCGGCCACGCGCAGGGGTTCGCGCTCACCTACCGCG GGCTGCAGGACGCCGCCGACGACCCGGCGCCCAAGGGCTCGGCCCAGACCCCCGCAGCGCCCCCCGACTGGGCCAACGTGAGCTGCAGCCCCCGGCCTGGGGCTCCAGAGGCCGCGATGCGGGGTGAGGCGGGCGTGCGAGGCGGGAGGGAGTTTGGGGAGCCGCCCCTTCCAGACCCCGTCCTCACAGCACCGTGCGCCCGCAGCCCGGGTCTTCTCGACGGTGACCGCCATCtcggtgctgctgctgctgctcctgtcGCTGCTGCGCCTGCTTCGCCGACG GAGCTGTCTGCTGGCTCCGGGAAAAGGCCCCCCGGCGTTGGGGCCTTCCCGGGGCCCCGGGAGAAGCTGGGCTGTGTGGTACCGCCAGCCTCGAGGggtggccctgccctgccctcccggGGACCCTCAGGGTGA
- the KREMEN2 gene encoding kremen protein 2 isoform X1: MDRAWARATSLWLGAMETRAPQGLRLLLLFLPLLPPRGASAGSLHSPGLSECFQVNGADYRGHQNRTGPRGAGRPCLFWDQTQQHSYSSASDPQGRWGLGPHNFCRNPDGDVQPWCYVAETEEGIYWRYCDIPTCHMPGYLGCFVDSGAPPALSGPSGTSTKLTVQVCVRFCRMKGYQLAGLEAGYACFCGSESDLDRGRPAPATDCDQICFGHPGQLCGGDGRLGIYEVSVGSCQGNWTAPQGVVYSPDFPDEYGPDRNCSWALSPPGAALELTFRLFELADPRDRLELRDAASGSLLRVFDGARPPPPGPLRLRAAGLLLTFRSDARGHAQGFALTYRGLQDAADDPAPKGSAQTPAAPPDWANVSCSPRPGAPEAAMRARVFSTVTAISVLLLLLLSLLRLLRRRSCLLAPGKGPPALGPSRGPGRSWAVWYRQPRGVALPCPPGDPQGEGLAASYRPLSASSQSSLRSLISAL; encoded by the exons ATGGACCGTGCGTGGGCCAGGGCAACCTCTCTTTGGTTGGGGGCGATGGAGACACGGGCCCCGCAGggcctccgcctcctcctcctcttcctcccgcTGCTGCCGCCACGCGGGgcctccgcggggagcctgcacAGCCCAG GCCTGTCCGAGTGCTTCCAGGTGAATGGCGCCGACTACCGCGGCCATCAGAACCGCACGGGGCCACGCGGAGCCGGCCGCCCGTGCCTCTTCTGGGACCAGACGCAGCAGCACAGCTACAGCAGCGCCAGCGACCCCCAGGGCCGCTGGGGGCTGGGCCCGCACAACTTCTGCCG GAACCCGGACGGCGACGTGCAGCCGTGGTGCTACGTAGCCGAGACAGAGGAGGGCATCTACTGGCGCTACTGCGACATCCCCACGTGCCACA TGCCCGGATACCTGGGCTGCTTCGTGGATTCGGGGGCACCCCCCGCCCTCAGCGGGCCCAGCGGCACCTCAACGAAGCTCACGGTCCAGGTGTGCGTTCGCTTCTGCCGCATGAAGGGCTACCAG CTGGCGGGCTTGGAGGCTGGCTACGCCTGCTTCTGTGGCTCTGAAAGCGACCTGGACCGGGGACGCCCGGCCCCAGCTACCGACTGTGACCAGATTTGCTTCGGCCACCCGGGCCAGCTGTGCGGCGGCGATGGGCGTCTGGGCATCTACGAAG TGTCCGTGGGCTCCTGCCAGGGCAACTGGACCGCTCCTCAGGGCGTCGTCTACTCCCCGGACTTCCCGGACGAGTACGGGCCGGACCGGAACTGCAGCTGGGCGCTGAGCCCGCCGGGCGCCGCGCTGGAGCTCACCTTCCGCCTCTTCGAGCTGGCGGACCCGCGCGACCGGCTGGAGCTGCGCGACGCCGCCTCGGGCAGCCTGCTCCGCGTCTTCGACGGCGCCCGCCCGCCACCGCCCGGGCCTCTGCGCTTGCGCGCCGCAGGGCTCCTGCTCACCTTCCGCAGCGACGCGCGCGGCCACGCGCAGGGGTTCGCGCTCACCTACCGCG GGCTGCAGGACGCCGCCGACGACCCGGCGCCCAAGGGCTCGGCCCAGACCCCCGCAGCGCCCCCCGACTGGGCCAACGTGAGCTGCAGCCCCCGGCCTGGGGCTCCAGAGGCCGCGATGCGGG CCCGGGTCTTCTCGACGGTGACCGCCATCtcggtgctgctgctgctgctcctgtcGCTGCTGCGCCTGCTTCGCCGACG GAGCTGTCTGCTGGCTCCGGGAAAAGGCCCCCCGGCGTTGGGGCCTTCCCGGGGCCCCGGGAGAAGCTGGGCTGTGTGGTACCGCCAGCCTCGAGGggtggccctgccctgccctcccggGGACCCTCAGGGTGAGGGTCTAGCCGCGAGTTACCGGCCCCTCAGCGCCTCCAGCCAGAGTTCCCTGCGCTCGCTCATCTCTGCTCTCTGA